The DNA window GGCGACGGCACGGAGCTTCATGTGGCCGCTAACGGCCAACCACGATTTATACGTGGTGATGGATCGCGCTCGCCGATCGACGGCGGATGGACAGCAACCGGCCGACTTCGATGGATGGACGACGAATCGATCGGCACGCTCGGGCAAAAAGTGACCCAGGACTATCAGTATATCAAGGTATTTCGGCAAGAATGGTTACTCTATGCGCCGAATTATTTATATGCCGGTGTTCGGTTACTCTACGCGAACGTGAGTGGTGATCCGATATGCCTGAAACGCCAGCCATCGATGCCGAGGACACAGCAGCGGAGAACGCGGGCGCGTTCGTGACGGAGTCGGCGGCGCGCGTCGCCGTGCTCGAACGCCTCGTCGAGGGGCCGGCGGCCCCCGGCGAGATCGCCGCCGAACGATCCGTCGACGCCGCCAGCGTGAAGCGAGCGACGGAGGCGCTTCGCGATCGCGCCCTCACCGAACTTCTCGTCACCGACGACGAGCGCGTGTACGGGCTCACCGCGAAGGGCGAACGGACCCTGTTCTTCCTCGAAGCCGAGGGGAAGATCTAGGTACTGCCCGAGCGGTTCCGAACGGGCACGTACGCGCAGCGAGCCACGCCGACGAGCGTAGTCGGGACAGTTTCGCCTGACCGAGCGGCGAGCGTTTGGTTGCCGAAGCGCGAGGTCAGCCTCCCGTGACGGAGTCGTGAACTGCGTCGGCGTTGCGGCCGACGGCGAGGAGCACCAGGCACCTGCGGTCGTCGCGGCGAACGTGATCGTGAGTCGGAGTGCGGTGGGACGTTCGGCGGTGGACGACCGCCGTCGGTTCGACGATGCGAACGGCTATCACGGACGCGCGACGACGTGATCCCGATGGACCTTCCCGACCACGTTCACGCGCTCTCGCTCGACGTCGCGTTCGAGGGGCGCGAGATAACGCTCCACCCCTCGGCGATCGAGACCGAGCGCGGACTCCTGTTGCTCGATACGGGCCTCCCCTCCACTATCGACCAGCTCGCCGACCGCCTCGACGCCGCGGGGTTCGCCCTCGACGACGTGGTGACGGTGCTGGTGACCCACCAGGACGGCGATCACGCTGGCGGCCTCTCGGCGGTCGTCGAGCGGTCGGGAGCCACGGTCGTCGCCCACGAGCACGACGCGCCGGCGATCGACGGCCGCGAGGATCCCGGTGGGCCGCCCGGTCGAGAGCGGTACCCGCCTGCGCGCGTCGATCTCGAACTCGGCGGTGCGGCGACCTTCCACACGCGCGCCGGGCCGGCGAGGGTGGTGCCGACGCCTGGTCACACCACTGGCCACGTCTCGGTCTTCCTGCCCGAGGAGCGACTCCTGATCGCCGCGGACGCGCTGACCGTCGACGAGGACGGGCTCGCCGGTCCCCGTCCGGACGTGACCAGGGACGTGGATCGTGCGCTGTCTTCCGTGGCTCGTCTGGCCGACCTCGACATCGATCGAACGCTCTGCTATCACGGCGGATTCGTCAAGGAGGGGACCGATCGGATCGCGGCGATCGCCGACGGGTCGGACTGACTGTTTGCCTGGCGGTGCGGTCGGAGGGGGCGGTGCGGTGCCTGGTGGATGAAGGGCGAGCCACGAACGAAGTGAGTGGCGAGGGCTTCGGCGGTGCTGTGCGATTTGTGGTAGTCACAGCGGTTGCACCGCGAGCGACCGTAGGGAGCGAGCGGGCCGAGGAACCCCTGAAAGGGGTGACGCTGGCTTTTTCCCCACGTTTTTGCGAGCGAGGGAGCGCGCTTCGCGCGCGACCGAGCGTAGCAAAAAGTGGTAGTGCGTGGGACCGGATTTGAACCGGAGCCAGACGGTCCGGCTCGCTGCGCTCGCCGGCTGCGACTGGCAGGGTTCAAATCGCTCCGTTCGATTTTCACGGCTCTCCCGTCCGGTCGAGCCGGAAAATGCGTGGGACCGGATTTGAACCGGAGCCAGACGGTCCGGCTCGCTGCGCTCGCCGGCTGCGACTGGCAGGGTTCAAATCGCTCCGTTCGATTT is part of the Halococcus agarilyticus genome and encodes:
- a CDS encoding MBL fold metallo-hydrolase; translated protein: MDLPDHVHALSLDVAFEGREITLHPSAIETERGLLLLDTGLPSTIDQLADRLDAAGFALDDVVTVLVTHQDGDHAGGLSAVVERSGATVVAHEHDAPAIDGREDPGGPPGRERYPPARVDLELGGAATFHTRAGPARVVPTPGHTTGHVSVFLPEERLLIAADALTVDEDGLAGPRPDVTRDVDRALSSVARLADLDIDRTLCYHGGFVKEGTDRIAAIADGSD